The following are from one region of the Pocillopora verrucosa isolate sample1 chromosome 3, ASM3666991v2, whole genome shotgun sequence genome:
- the LOC136279614 gene encoding NLR family CARD domain-containing protein 4-like codes for MTAVFKPHEECEKPRTVFIEGDPSMGKTTYCQKLAYDWATTQENLDKSFPMIVLLLVLRCQDIKSDIWEVISDQLLHDEMDEKSKSNFYEFILENQFKVLLVLDGLDEADQSKQELFVRLAQSKLLPNCLVLFTSRHESGKEVRRLCDTLWEIVGFAKNDAESFIGKYFGKDEDLAEKLVTEIRSRSDLCKLISNPKLCFAFCVRILEKIFQPAGKICTLKLRSVF; via the coding sequence ATGACAGCTGTCTTCAAACCACATGAAGAATGCGAAAAGCCACGAACCGTTTTTATCGAGGGGGACCCAAGTATGGGTAAAACAACATATTGTCAAAAGTTGGCATATGACTGGGCAACTACTCAAGAAAACTTGGACAAGTCATTTCCAATGATTGTTCTGCTGCTAGTGCTAAGATGTCAAGATATCAAATCTGACATTTGGGAAGTCATCAGTGACCAACTTCTTCATGATGAAATGGATGAAAAATCGAAGTCAAACTTTTATGAGTTTATTCTTGAAAACCAGTTCAAGGTTTTGTTGGTGCTCGATGGCTTGGATGAAGCAGACCAAAGCAAACAAGAATTGTTCGTAAGACTCGCTCAAAGTAAACTGCTTCCAAATTGCCTTGTTCTTTTCACATCTCGACATGAGTCTGGTAAGGAAGTTAGGCGCCTCTGCGATACTCTGTGGGAGATAGTAGGATTCGCCAAAAACGACGCAGAAAGTTTCATTGGCAAGTACTTTGGCAAGGACGAAGACCTGGctgagaaacttgtcacagAGATTCGGTCAAGATCAGATTTGTGCAAACTGATATCCAATCCAAAACTTTGCTTTGCATTCTGTGTGAGGATTTTAGAGAAGATTTTCCAACCAGCAGGGAAAATTTGTACATTGAAATTACGCAGTGTGTTTTGA
- the LOC131771713 gene encoding mitochondrial import inner membrane translocase subunit Tim21-like isoform X2 yields the protein MFPWKNVYTILPKGIPLRVIILRQSSSAPLVFRKQDLSKYGVGREDMFTCSSAFPRPRLRFFSAKSSQDKKESSVFQELVESQEQPQTQLTVGAKVVQAGKDVSYFGIILIGFAITGILIWFVVIEAIGEPIMGHGETSSRGRRRHVSYQEYLVDGENYMRVKFYVSGPKRKGTVHVDVKEGSRGGFDYRFIFVELSGSPAETIIVLDNR from the exons ATGTTTCCATGGAAAAACGTATACACCATTTTACCAAAAGGTATTCCCTTAAGAGTTATCATCTTAAGACAGAGCTCTTCTGCTCCTCTAGTCTTTCGGAAGCAGGATCTCAGCAAATATGGAGTCGGACGAGAAGACATGTTCACGTGCTCTAGTGCATTTCCAAGACCTCGACTTAGATTCTTCTCCGCGAAATCATCGCAAGATAAGAAAGAAAGTTCCGTTTTTCAAGAGTTAGTCGAATCACAAGAGCAGCCGCAAACACAGCTGACAGTTGGTGCTAAAG TTGTACAGGCTGGAAAAGATGTCAGCTACTTTGGTATTATTCTCATTGGATTTGCCATCACAG GTATTTTAATTTGGTTCGTG GTAATTGAAGCAATTGGAGAACCAATAATGGGACATGGAGAGACAAGttcaagaggaagaagaagacaTGTTAG CTACCAAGAATATTTAGTGGATGGTGAGAACTACATGAGAGTCAAGTTTTATGTGTCGGGACCCAAACGGAAAGGAACTGTTCATGTTGATGTGAAAGAG GGATCACGAGGGGGCTTTGACTATCGATTCATCTTCGTTGAACTCTCTGGATCACCTGCTGAGACTATCATAGTGTTGGATAATCGATGA
- the LOC131771713 gene encoding mitochondrial import inner membrane translocase subunit Tim21-like isoform X1, which produces MFPWKNVYTILPKGIPLRVIILRQSSSAPLVFRKQDLSKYGVGREDMFTCSSAFPRPRLRFFSAKSSQDKKESSVFQELVESQEQPQTQLTVGAKVVQAGKDVSYFGIILIGFAITGILIWFVVSELFFGFSANKVYAKALKKVKASAEVIEAIGEPIMGHGETSSRGRRRHVSYQEYLVDGENYMRVKFYVSGPKRKGTVHVDVKEGSRGGFDYRFIFVELSGSPAETIIVLDNR; this is translated from the exons ATGTTTCCATGGAAAAACGTATACACCATTTTACCAAAAGGTATTCCCTTAAGAGTTATCATCTTAAGACAGAGCTCTTCTGCTCCTCTAGTCTTTCGGAAGCAGGATCTCAGCAAATATGGAGTCGGACGAGAAGACATGTTCACGTGCTCTAGTGCATTTCCAAGACCTCGACTTAGATTCTTCTCCGCGAAATCATCGCAAGATAAGAAAGAAAGTTCCGTTTTTCAAGAGTTAGTCGAATCACAAGAGCAGCCGCAAACACAGCTGACAGTTGGTGCTAAAG TTGTACAGGCTGGAAAAGATGTCAGCTACTTTGGTATTATTCTCATTGGATTTGCCATCACAG GTATTTTAATTTGGTTCGTGGTGAGTGAGTTGTTTTTTGGCTTCAGTGCAAATAAAGTTTACGCTAAAGCTCTTAAAAAGGTCAAAGCAAGTGCAGAG GTAATTGAAGCAATTGGAGAACCAATAATGGGACATGGAGAGACAAGttcaagaggaagaagaagacaTGTTAG CTACCAAGAATATTTAGTGGATGGTGAGAACTACATGAGAGTCAAGTTTTATGTGTCGGGACCCAAACGGAAAGGAACTGTTCATGTTGATGTGAAAGAG GGATCACGAGGGGGCTTTGACTATCGATTCATCTTCGTTGAACTCTCTGGATCACCTGCTGAGACTATCATAGTGTTGGATAATCGATGA
- the LOC131775444 gene encoding NLR family CARD domain-containing protein 3-like: MVSKSEESAIYLLRSITKHANSLSLDTSSDGFKEVNRRVESACSFIRECAKYKKSLQPLLLREVGSHFEIVPSSLKRSRHLNLILENLSGNTTLTTLNLCNFVICDTGAESLPKSLLDNSGITNLNLSLNNIGHDGAKFLSVGLRAKTTLNILNLRGNEISDPGAASLAEAISGNRTLTNLNLGFNCISDSGATSLSKALSNNSTLTNLDLSADDIGITGATSLSEALSNNLTLTDLNLSVNKIGNTGATSLSKALSNYSTLTDLNLSANKIGITGATSLSKALSNYSTLTDLNLSANKIGNTGATSLSKALSNNSFLTDLNLSDNDIGNTGANSLSKALRKNTTLTNLDLGDSAIDNSGVVSLTGALSVNISLNLNLSGITFNYSHVLPHVQSRLSITRHQENDGCADRDDGDEIFDDDSNSGNSIYSGGNESCSDESTGETCSSCDTSSNDDESPNSGDEQFINDADDDDDYDEVSGEASGSDASQTSQSYDYFSRSDTCSNVDPSSGDNKSHSDNEEDEQPIGDAPSGETSDSS, from the coding sequence ATGGTCTCAAAGTCTGAGGAGAGCGCAATATATCTTTTGCGTTCTATAACTAAACATGCTAACTCGCTAAGCCTCGATACTTCTTCTGATGGATTCAAAGAAGTCAATAGAAGAGTGGAGTCGGCATGTTCTTTCATAAGGGAATGTGCCAAGTACAAGAAAAGCCTCCAGCCCCTGTTGCTGCGTGAAGTTGGGTCTCACTTTGAAATCGTACCTTCATCTTTGAAGAGGTCTCGTCACTTGAATCTTATTCTTGAAAATCTCTCAGGCAATACCACCCTGACAACCTTAAACCTATGCAACTTTGTAATTTGTGACACCGGTGCCGAGTCCTTGCCTAAGTCTCTCTTAGACAACTCAGGTATAACCAATTTAAACCTGAGTCTTAATAACATTGGTCATGATGGTGCTAAGTTCCTCTCTGTAGGTCTTAGAGCCAAAACCACTTTGAATATTTTGAACCTGAGAGGTAACGAAATAAGTGATCCTGGTGCTGCTTCCCTCGCTGAGGCTATTTCAGGCAATAGGACATTAACCAATCTAAACTTAGGTTTCAATTGTATTTCTGACTCTGGTGCTACTTCCCTTTCTAAAGCTCTTTCAAACAATTCAACTTTGACGAATTTAGACTTGAGTGCCGATGACATTGGGATTACTGGTGCTACTTCCCTTTCCGAAGCTCTTTCAAACAACTTAACTTTGACTGATTTGAACTTGAGTGTCAATAAAATTGGGAATACTGGTGCTACTTCCCTTTCTAAAGCTCTTTCAAACTACTCAACTTTGACTGATTTGAACTTGAGTGCCAATAAAATTGGGATTACTGGTGCTACTTCCCTTTCTAAAGCTCTTTCAAACTACTCAACTTTGACTGATTTGAACTTGAGTGCCAATAAAATTGGGAATACTGGTGCTACTTCCCTTTCTAAAGCTCTTTCAAACAACTCATTTTTGACTGATTTGAACTTGAGTGACAATGACATTGGGAATACTGGTGCTAATTCTCTCTCTAAGGCCCTTAGAAAAAACACCACATTGACAAACTTGGACTTAGGGGATAGTGCGATTGATAATTCTGGAGTTGTTTCACTCACTGGGGCTCTTTCGGTGAATATCTCATTGAACTTGAACTTGTCTGGAATTACCTTCAATTATTCTCATGTACTTCCTCATGTTCAAAGCCGTCTTTCTATTACAAGGCATCAGGAAAATGACGGTTGTGCCGATCGTGATGATGGAGATGAGATATTTGATGACGATTCCAATTCCGGGAATAGCATTTATTCTGGTGGAAACGAGTCTTGCAGTGATGAATCCACGGGTGAAACTTGTTCTAGTTGTGACACGTCATCTAATGACGATGAGTCACCAAATAGTGGAGACGAGCAGTTTATTAATGACgctgatgacgatgatgactaTGATGAAGTTTCTGGTGAGGCTTCCGGGAGTGACGCGTCTCAGACGTCTCAGAGTTACGACTATTTTTCCAGGAGTGACACGTGTTCCAATGTTGACCCGTCTTCCGGTGATAACAAGTCTCACAGTGATAATGAGGAGGACGAACAGCCTATTGGTGATGCTCCTTCTGGAGAAACGTCAGATTCATCTTGA